In Terriglobales bacterium, one genomic interval encodes:
- a CDS encoding helix-turn-helix transcriptional regulator: MAKRKSKGAYMISAVAEMYGIHPQTLRLYEREGLLKPSRTEGNTRLYTDEDLQRLEFILSLARELGVNISGIAIILQMRERMEEMQRQMQQFFVEFQKQVLEHAHPDPARGAIIPIRRPVPPPKK, from the coding sequence ATGGCGAAAAGAAAATCCAAAGGCGCGTACATGATCTCCGCGGTGGCGGAGATGTACGGCATCCATCCGCAGACCCTGCGCCTGTACGAGCGCGAGGGGCTGCTGAAGCCGTCGCGCACCGAGGGCAACACGCGCCTCTACACCGACGAGGACCTGCAGCGGCTGGAGTTCATCCTCTCCCTGGCCCGCGAGCTGGGGGTGAACATCTCCGGCATCGCCATCATCCTGCAGATGCGGGAGCGCATGGAGGAGATGCAGCGCCAGATGCAGCAGTTCTTCGTCGAGTTCCAGAAGCAGGTGCTGGAGCATGCCCACCCCGATCCCGCGCGGGGCGCCATCATCCCCATCCGCCGGCCGGTCCCGCCGCCCAAGAAGTAG
- a CDS encoding J domain-containing protein, protein MATQTKDYYGTLGVKKSASADDIRKAFRKLARKYHPDVNPGDKKAEERFKEISEANDVLSDPKKRKIYDQLGFYSDNIDPAAAEAYARGGQGGFGGFPGQGRGGAQGVPFDFGGFDFSDFSGGGAQPGGGGFRDIFSSIFGGGGRGPQARGPEAGTDLEYQVSVPFWTAIRGGVMKINVQHGEQCSNCRGAGVLMGSGTCPECGGKGQVQQTVNRMKFNMQCPRCGGSGKNQTVCHVCGGQGSVTRTEPMEIRIKTGTRDGQRIRLAGKGNPGSHSGPNGDLYVVIRTEQHPVFTREGDDIRITVPVTPTEAALGAKIEVPTIDGRTQMKVPPGTQSGQKLRLREKGVPSATKDGVRGDEIVEVKIVVPHVHDERSKELFRELAKLNPEDPRAELWRQI, encoded by the coding sequence ATGGCCACGCAGACGAAGGACTATTACGGCACTCTGGGCGTAAAGAAGTCTGCGTCTGCCGACGACATCCGTAAGGCCTTTCGTAAGCTCGCCCGCAAATACCACCCCGACGTCAATCCCGGCGACAAGAAGGCGGAGGAGCGGTTCAAGGAGATCTCCGAGGCCAACGACGTCCTCTCCGACCCCAAGAAACGCAAGATCTACGACCAGCTCGGCTTCTACAGCGACAATATCGACCCTGCGGCGGCGGAGGCCTACGCCCGCGGCGGCCAAGGCGGCTTTGGCGGCTTCCCCGGACAGGGACGTGGCGGCGCACAGGGCGTCCCCTTCGATTTCGGCGGCTTCGACTTCTCCGATTTCTCCGGCGGCGGCGCCCAGCCCGGAGGCGGCGGCTTCCGCGACATCTTCTCTTCTATCTTCGGCGGCGGCGGACGCGGCCCGCAGGCACGCGGGCCGGAGGCCGGCACTGACCTCGAATACCAGGTCTCGGTCCCCTTCTGGACGGCCATCCGCGGCGGGGTGATGAAGATCAACGTGCAGCACGGCGAGCAGTGCTCCAACTGCCGCGGGGCCGGCGTGCTGATGGGCAGCGGCACCTGCCCGGAATGCGGCGGCAAGGGCCAAGTGCAGCAGACCGTCAACCGCATGAAGTTCAACATGCAGTGCCCGCGCTGCGGCGGGTCGGGCAAGAACCAGACCGTGTGCCACGTCTGCGGCGGCCAGGGCTCGGTGACCCGCACCGAGCCGATGGAGATCCGCATCAAGACCGGCACCCGCGACGGCCAGCGCATCCGCCTGGCCGGCAAGGGCAATCCCGGGAGCCACAGTGGGCCGAACGGCGACCTGTACGTCGTCATCCGCACCGAGCAGCATCCGGTGTTCACTCGCGAGGGCGATGACATCCGCATCACCGTGCCGGTCACGCCCACCGAGGCCGCCCTGGGCGCGAAGATCGAGGTGCCGACCATCGACGGCCGCACCCAGATGAAGGTTCCGCCGGGCACACAGAGCGGGCAAAAACTGCGCCTGCGCGAAAAGGGCGTGCCCTCGGCAACCAAAGACGGCGTCCGCGGCGACGAGATCGTGGAGGTCAAGATCGTTGTTCCGCACGTGCACGACGAGCGCTCGAAGGAGCTGTTCCGCGAGCTGGCCAAGCTGAATCCCGAGGACCCAAGAGCGGAGCTGTGGAGGCAGATCTGA